A genomic window from Pseudomonas argentinensis includes:
- a CDS encoding DUF1145 domain-containing protein: MKIISGLGKLLATLFWCVVLANLISPYAQPFAQLLTVAGVAVLGLHLAELMLFNDVLRAQPRVTVERAKVLAFGIFHIASLPAAEPTAAAVALNAEEAAPCAS, from the coding sequence ATGAAGATTATTTCAGGACTGGGCAAGCTGTTGGCGACGCTGTTCTGGTGCGTCGTGCTGGCCAATCTGATCTCTCCTTATGCACAACCATTCGCGCAGCTGCTGACCGTTGCCGGCGTTGCCGTGCTGGGTCTGCATCTGGCCGAACTGATGCTGTTCAACGACGTGCTTCGCGCGCAGCCGCGGGTAACCGTCGAGCGTGCCAAGGTGCTGGCGTTCGGCATCTTTCATATCGCCTCGCTGCCTGCTGCCGAGCCCACGGCCGCGGCGGTAGCACTGAATGCCGAGGAGGCCGCCCCGTGCGCAAGCTGA
- a CDS encoding collagen-like triple helix repeat-containing protein, with the protein MRKLILLAALCCPLAALAAAVIEVDSHHFTRLPVQGSVLQLERVAVADSGTLVIPVGVSEVRIGELYLGRDAQIAIAPSNERLLLDIGTGRIAAGAQISAPGAPGTPQQAAMPGRTLVIRMQSVSTEPWLLDARGGRGAAGYAGLDGADGKAGGCAWGKASAGHDGQDGSDGHPGAPGGQVRLEVPSDFPVEHLQARLDGGPGGPAGAAGNAGRGGASKGCWIYSTRAGLDGRPGTPGQPGTPGHAGRLDVVRF; encoded by the coding sequence GTGCGCAAGCTGATTCTCCTGGCAGCACTGTGCTGCCCGTTGGCGGCGCTGGCAGCGGCGGTCATCGAAGTCGATTCCCACCACTTCACTCGCCTGCCCGTGCAGGGCAGTGTTCTGCAGCTGGAGCGGGTCGCCGTGGCTGACAGCGGTACATTGGTGATTCCTGTCGGGGTCAGCGAAGTGCGCATCGGTGAGTTGTACCTAGGCCGCGATGCGCAGATCGCCATCGCGCCGTCGAACGAGCGTCTGTTGCTGGATATCGGTACCGGGCGGATCGCCGCGGGTGCGCAGATCAGTGCGCCGGGGGCGCCAGGTACGCCGCAACAGGCCGCCATGCCTGGGCGCACCCTGGTGATTCGCATGCAGTCGGTAAGCACCGAGCCCTGGTTGCTGGATGCCCGTGGCGGCCGCGGTGCGGCGGGTTATGCCGGCCTGGATGGCGCCGATGGCAAGGCGGGCGGTTGTGCCTGGGGCAAGGCCAGTGCCGGCCACGACGGCCAGGACGGTAGCGACGGGCATCCCGGCGCGCCGGGTGGGCAGGTTCGCCTGGAAGTGCCCAGCGATTTTCCTGTCGAACATCTGCAGGCGCGTCTCGATGGCGGCCCGGGCGGCCCGGCAGGTGCGGCGGGCAATGCCGGTCGCGGCGGGGCGAGCAAAGGCTGCTGGATCTACAGCACCCGCGCCGGCCTCGATGGCCGCCCTGGCACGCCTGGGCAGCCCGGTACCCCGGGCCATGCCGGGCGCTTGGATGTGGTGCGTTTCTAG
- a CDS encoding CopD family protein, whose product MPPYSLVYTLHLLAALIWVGGMFFAWMVLRPAAGTLQAPERLTLWLDVFRRFFVWVWMAVVLLPVSGIGLLHMGFSGFDGAPRYVQVMMGLYLAMLALFLRIQALQLPSMRRAVEGQDWPAAGAVLGRIRRLVAFNLLLGLAVVALAAARPSL is encoded by the coding sequence ATGCCCCCCTATTCCCTTGTCTACACCTTGCACCTGCTCGCGGCGCTGATCTGGGTCGGCGGCATGTTCTTCGCGTGGATGGTGTTGCGCCCGGCCGCTGGCACCCTGCAGGCGCCGGAGCGCCTGACGCTATGGCTGGACGTGTTTCGCCGCTTCTTCGTGTGGGTGTGGATGGCCGTGGTATTGTTGCCGGTCAGCGGCATCGGCCTGCTGCACATGGGCTTCAGCGGTTTCGATGGCGCGCCGCGCTATGTGCAGGTGATGATGGGCCTGTACCTGGCGATGCTGGCGCTCTTCCTGCGCATCCAGGCGCTGCAGCTGCCCAGCATGCGCCGCGCCGTCGAGGGGCAGGACTGGCCGGCGGCAGGCGCCGTGCTGGGGCGTATCCGCCGCCTGGTCGCCTTCAACCTGCTGCTGGGTCTGGCCGTGGTGGCCCTCGCCGCGGCGCGCCCCAGCCTCTAA